The DNA window GATATCGTGAGCCGACCTGACGACGCGAGGCACACGCGATGATGACTGGACTCGAAGGCAAAGTTTCGACCGACGCACTGCCGTGGATCGACCTCGGCACGGGGCTCGAAGGCAATCGCATCAAGGTCTTGCGCGTGAGCGAGGAGACCGGCGCCTACAGCCTGCTGATCCACGCGCGCGCGGGCACCGTGAATCAAGCCCACGTGCACTCGGGGCCCGCGGACTTCTACATCCTGAGCGGGCGACTCGAGTACCGCCTCGGCGAGGCGAAGGCCGGCGACTGGATGTACGAGCCGGCGGGCGCGGTGCACGATGCGACCACCGCGACCGAAGACACGCTCTATCTCGCCAACGTGTACGGCGCGATCCTCTTCTACAAGCCCGACGGATCGCTCGACTACGTGCAGGACTGGCGCACGATCAAGAGCCTCGCGGAGAGCGCGCGCAAGACCTGAGCTTCCCGCGCTCAGTCGATGCCGAGCTTGCGCAGCTCCTCCGGCATGCGCTTCGCGTCGGCTTCGAGCAGCGGACCGCGCTCTTCGTCCGTGAGCTGGCCCGCCGTGTCCTTCGCCATCTTGTCGCTGTCGAGCTCGATGAACTTCTCGGGCACGATCTCGACGATCACGCGCAGCGGCGAGTCGAGGCGCTTCTCGAACGCGGAAGCCTGCGCCTCCGCCTCGGGCGTGAGCGCACCGCCGGCGCGCCCGTAAGGGCCACGCGCGAGTGCGGGATAGAACCAGCGCTTGGTCGCTTCGTCGTCGTGAATGATCGCGCGGCCCTTGATCGTGATGGCGCCGTTCGGGCCGCCCTCCGCGGCGATTCCGCTCACCACGACCGAGCAGCGCGGATCGCGCCGCAGCGCCGCGATGCGATGGCGATGCCGCCCGCACGTGATCCACGCGCGCCCGTTCTTCCACACGAACGCGTGCACGACGCCCACGGGCCAGCCGTCCTTCGTGCTCCAGTTGAAGACGCACTCGCGCGCCTTGCTGAGCAGCTCTTCGCGCTTCGCGGGCGAGAACGGATAGATCGAGACTTGTTCGTGGTCCTTGTCGGACATCGCGCGGCTCCCGCAGAGTCGAGATGAGAACGCGCAGCGACCGTATCGCAGCGCGCCGCGCAGCCGCTCAGTTGCGGGGGCTGCTCGCGCCGGTCGAGAATGCGCGCCATCGGCAATGAGCGCGCCGCGAACCCTGCGCTCGAGGACGAACCATGATCGCACTGATCGCACGACTGAACGTGGCGGAAGGCAAGGGCGCGTAGTTCGAGAAGGCCATGCTGGCGCTCGCCGGCCAAGTGCGCGCGAACGAGCCCGGCAATCAGCTCTACACGCTCTGCAAGGACTCCGACGGCAAGTACCTCGTGCTCGAGCTCTACAAGGACGAAGCGGCGCTCGCCGCGCACGGACAGAGCGCGCACTTCAAGGCCTCGGGCGCGTCGTTCAAGGGGCTGATGGCCGGCGCGCCGCAGATTCAGCGGCTGCAGGTGATTGGCTGAGCGCGGCGTCGCGCGAGTCGACAAGACTTCGATGTCCGCGGACGGATGGCACGAGCTTCACCGCCGAAGGCGCCTCGCCGTCGCGGAGCCACCAGCGCTTGTCCTACACATCTTCCGACGAACGCGCGCCGCTGCGTCGATTCGCATGTTGTGATCGACGCGGGCGCACGCGCCGCCAGAGGGCTCCATGATGCTGCTCCGCCACTCGCGCCTCGCTGCGCTCCTGCTGCTCGCACTCACGCTCGCGACGACGGCGCACGCAAACCCGCGCGGACCGCGCTGGGTCACGACCTGGGCCACCGCATCGAAGACCCCCACGATCTTCGATCGCGCGCTCCCCACGCTCGACGACGTCACGCTGCGTCAGATCGCGCATGTGAGCCTCGGCGGTCCGCGCGTGCGCGTGTGGCTTACGAACGAGTTCGGTAGCGCCCCGCTGCGAGTCGGCGCGGCGACGGTGGCGCTGCGCGCTTCGGGCGGAAGCATTGCGCCGGAGTCGCTGCGCACGCTCACGTTCGGCGGCGCCGCATCGATCGTGATCGCACCGGGTGCGCGCGTCGTGAGCGACGCGGTGAGCCTGCGCGTGCCGAGTCGCGCCGACCTCGCGATCAGCGTGCATCTCCCCGACGACGTGACCGGCTCGGGCTCGCCCGTCACGTATCACGTGCGCGCGCTGCAGACGAACTACATCGCGAGCGGCGACCAAACCGCGGCGACTCACCTGATCGCCGCTTCCAGCGAGACGTCATGGGTTTTATTCGCCGGCGTCGACGTGATCACCACGCCGGGCACGTGGGGCGTCGCCGCGATCGGAGACTCGATCACTGACGGCGATCAGGTGGCGTTCCCGAACGAGCCCGTCGACCTGAACGCGCGTTACACCGATTTTCTGGCGGAGCGGTTGCTCGCCGAGCGGCGCGCTGGCGTGCTCAACGCGGGCATCTCGGGCAACCAAGTGACGCGCACCTTCTTGGGCGACAACGTGCAAGCGCGCCTCGACCGCGACGTGCTGGCGAGAACGGGCGTGACGCATGTGATCGTGACTGCGGGCATCAACGACATCGGGCTGCCCGGACTGCTCACGGTGATCGGAATTCCCACGCCACCCGTTGCGGTGACGGACATCATCTCGGGCCTCCAGCAAACCGCGGCCCGCGCGCGCGCGCGGCCTCGTGGTGATCGGCGGCACGCTCTCCCCGTCGGGAGGAAGCCTTCCGGGCTACTCCGGCGCAGCAGCCGAGTCGGCTCGGCAAGCCCTGAATGCGTGGATCCGCACCACGGAAGCCTTCGATGCGGTGGTCGACTTCGACGCCGTGCTGCGCGACCCCGCGAATCCGACGGTGATGCAAGCCGGCCTCACGGCCGACAACCTGCACCCGAACACGGAGGGCTACCGCCGCATGGCGGACGCTGCCTTCGCGGTGTTGACCGGCGCGCCGTAGGCGCGGCTGCGCTGGGTCGCCTCCGAGGAGTCGCGCGCTTAGGCGCGCGAGCGGCGCAGCGAGCGCTGACGCGGCGAGTCGCGCCGTTGACCTAGCGTGGCGCGCTTGCAGCCAAGGAGAAGCACGTGCCGCGCACGAGGACCGAACGCAATGCCACACTCCATCTCGCGCGCGTCCCGAGTGGCGAAGCAGGCCCGGGCGACTTCGAAGTGCGCGAATCCGCGATTCCGAGGCCGCACGGCGGCGAGGTGCTGATTCGCACGCACTACGTAGGCATCGATGCGGCGCTGCGTCTGATCGTGCGCGACTCGAGCGACTTCCTGTTCCGCGTGAAGCCCAGAGACGTGGTACACGGATCGGGCGCCGGTGAAGTCCTCGAGAGCCGACACCCCGACTACCGCGTCGGCGACGCGGTGATCGGCTCGTTCGGCGTGCAGCGCTACGCGATCTCCGATGGCAGCGGCCTCGAGCGCTGCGACACGTCGCTCGCGCCGCTCTCGACGTGGCTCGGCCCGATGGGTGTCTCCGGTCTCACCGCGTACTTCGCGATGTTCGACGAGTGCAAGCCGCAGCCCGGGCAGACCGTGCTCGTCACCGGCGCCGCCGGCGCGGTGGGCTCGATCGCCGGACAACTCGCGCGGCTCGCCGGGGCGCGCACGATCGGCCTAACAAGCACGGATCCGAAGTGCCGCTGGCTCGAGTCGGAACTCGGCTACCACGTCGCGATCAACTACCGCGCCCCGGACTTTCGCGAGCAACTCGAGCGCGCGGCGCCGGAACGCATCGACGCGATCTTCGACAACGTGGGCGGCGCGGTGCTCGACGAGAGCCTGCGCCTGATCGGCATGCGAGGCTGCGTGCTGCTGTGCGGCTCGACCTCGCAATACCCCGCCGAAACGATGCAAGGCCCGAGCAACTACATCTGGCTCGGCACGATGCGCGCGCGCATGCAGGGCTTCGTCGTGTTCGACTACGCCGCTCGCTACGGCGAGGGGCGCCGACGCCTCGCAGCGTTCGCGAAGGCGGGTTCGCTGAAAATGCCGGAGCACATCGTTCGCGGTGACGTGAGCGACTTCCCCGCCGCGCTGCGCTCGCTCTATCGCGGCGAGAACAAGGGGAAGATGGTGCTGCGGCTCCCGGCCGCGGGCTGACGCTGATGCTGAACGTGAAAGATCCACAGGGATGGACCTCGCGATTCATGCGTCCGCTGTGAGCGGTCGCGGGCTGCCTACGACTTCCCGCGCGCCTCTCTGTATGCCTCGATGTTCCGCACCGTCTCGCGCGCGGGCTCGTGCGCGGCCTTCAGCGCGGCGCGCCGTCTGAGCTTCGCGTCGCTGATCTCGGGCGCGACGTAGCCGTCGTCGTCACGGCTCACCGTCACGCCTGGCGCGACGATGCGGTCGATCGCGTCGAGCACGTCGTCCGAAAGCGTGACGTCCGCGCCAGCGAGTAGGCCGTCGAGCTGCTCGAGCGTGCGTGGTCCGATGATCGACGACGTCACCGCGGGGTGCGCGCACGTGAACGCGATCGCCATGTGCATGAGCGAGATGCCGGCCTCCGCCGCGACGGCGGCGAGCGCCTCCACGAGGTCGAGCTTGCGCTGGTTATCAGGGCGATTCATGTCGTAGAGGTGCGGCTGCAGCTTCTGGCGATTCGTGTCGGTCGCCTGCGCGCCGCGCCGCCATTTCCCCGTGAGCCAGCCTTGTGAAAGTGGGCTCCACACGACGACGCCCATGCCGTAGCGCTGGCAGGTGGGCAGCACGTCGGCCTCGATGCGGCGCGCGAAGATCGAGTAGGGCGGCTGCTCCACGCGGAAGCGCTCGCGCCCGCGCTCCTTCGCGACCCACTGCGCCTCGACGATTTGCTCCGCCGGAAACGTGGAGGAGCCGAGCATGCGCACCTTGCCCGCGCGCACGAGGTCGCTGAGCGCGCCCAGCGTCTCGTCGATGTCGGTCGCGTCGTCGGGTCGGTGCACCTGATAGAGGTCGATGTAGTCCGTGCCGAGTCGCCGCAGGCTGCTCTCGCACTCGCGCACGATCCAGCGCCGCGAGTTGCCCTTGTGATTCGGGTTCGCGTCCATCGGCAGGCTGAACTTCGTGGCGAGCACGACTTCGTCGCGCACCCCGGCAAGCGCCTTGCCGAGGATCGTTTCCGACTCGCCGTGCGAGTACACGTCGGAGGTGTCGAAGTAGTTGATGCCCGCGTCGAGCGCGCGCCGGACCATGCGCGTGCAGTGCGCTTCATCCTCGTTGCCGAAGTAGCCGAACATGCCGGCGCCGAAGCACAGCTTGCTCACCCGCACGCCGGTGCGGCCTAACGCTCGCAGCTCCACGGAGTCTCCTCGTCAGCGCATGCGCAGGATCGGCTTGATCACTTCACCCGTGACCGCCGAGTCGTGCACTGCGCGGTTGATGTCGGCGAAGTCGTAGAACTTCACGAAGCGATCGAACGGAAGGCGCCCGTCACGGAACAGCTCGGCCAGGTAGGGCACGAACGTCTGCGCGACGGCATCGCCCATCACGACGCCGCGGATGCCGCGCCCCATCCCGATGCGGTCCATGCTGAACGCGATCTCGATGCCGCCTGGCGTCGCGCCCACTTGCGCGCACCAGCCCGGGCGGCCGAGGCAATCGACTGCCTGCCGGACGGCCGCTGGCACGCCAGAGCACTCGACAGAGAAATCCGCACCCGCGCGCGTCAGCGCTCGAATCGACGCGACGGCATCTTCGCGCGAGGCGTCCACGACGTGGGTCGCGCCGACCGCGAGAGCCATCTCGAGCCGCGAGGGCCGCAGGTCGACCGCGATGATGCGCGCGCATCCTGTCGCCCGAGCCCCCATCACCGCTGCGAGGCCGACGGTGCCGACGCCGAACACGGCGACGCTCGAGCCCGGCCGCGGCGCGAGCGCGTTCACGACGGTGCCGAAACCCGTGGTGAGACCGCAGCCGAGGGGCCCCATGAGCTCGAGCGGCAGGTCGCGCGCGATCTTCACGACGCTGCGCGCTGGCGCGATCGAGTGGGTGGCGAAGGACGATTGACCGACGAAGCGGCCGCGCAGCGGCGCTCCGCGGCACGAAAGCGGCGAGCTCCCGTCCGCGCGAAGGCCGGTGAGGTTGCGCGTGACGAACTCGTCGCAGTAGGCCGGCGCACCTCGGTGACAGGCGGGGCACGTCCCGCACGAGTCCCCGCTCAGCACGACGTGGTCGCCCACCGCGACGTGGCGTACGGCGTCGCCGATCGCCTCGACGACGCCCGAGCCTTCGTGCCCGAGCACCATCGGGAGCGGGATGTCGATGTCCTGATTGCGA is part of the Deltaproteobacteria bacterium genome and encodes:
- a CDS encoding aldo/keto reductase, whose translation is MELRALGRTGVRVSKLCFGAGMFGYFGNEDEAHCTRMVRRALDAGINYFDTSDVYSHGESETILGKALAGVRDEVVLATKFSLPMDANPNHKGNSRRWIVRECESSLRRLGTDYIDLYQVHRPDDATDIDETLGALSDLVRAGKVRMLGSSTFPAEQIVEAQWVAKERGRERFRVEQPPYSIFARRIEADVLPTCQRYGMGVVVWSPLSQGWLTGKWRRGAQATDTNRQKLQPHLYDMNRPDNQRKLDLVEALAAVAAEAGISLMHMAIAFTCAHPAVTSSIIGPRTLEQLDGLLAGADVTLSDDVLDAIDRIVAPGVTVSRDDDGYVAPEISDAKLRRRAALKAAHEPARETVRNIEAYREARGKS
- a CDS encoding NAD(P)-dependent alcohol dehydrogenase, whose product is MTGASARAAVVRSARGEFVLEDVSLGAPRADEVLVRIVASGICHTDIAVRNQDIDIPLPMVLGHEGSGVVEAIGDAVRHVAVGDHVVLSGDSCGTCPACHRGAPAYCDEFVTRNLTGLRADGSSPLSCRGAPLRGRFVGQSSFATHSIAPARSVVKIARDLPLELMGPLGCGLTTGFGTVVNALAPRPGSSVAVFGVGTVGLAAVMGARATGCARIIAVDLRPSRLEMALAVGATHVVDASREDAVASIRALTRAGADFSVECSGVPAAVRQAVDCLGRPGWCAQVGATPGGIEIAFSMDRIGMGRGIRGVVMGDAVAQTFVPYLAELFRDGRLPFDRFVKFYDFADINRAVHDSAVTGEVIKPILRMR
- a CDS encoding antibiotic biosynthesis monooxygenase; the encoded protein is MLALAGQVRANEPGNQLYTLCKDSDGKYLVLELYKDEAALAAHGQSAHFKASGASFKGLMAGAPQIQRLQVIG
- a CDS encoding NADP-dependent oxidoreductase, translating into MPRTRTERNATLHLARVPSGEAGPGDFEVRESAIPRPHGGEVLIRTHYVGIDAALRLIVRDSSDFLFRVKPRDVVHGSGAGEVLESRHPDYRVGDAVIGSFGVQRYAISDGSGLERCDTSLAPLSTWLGPMGVSGLTAYFAMFDECKPQPGQTVLVTGAAGAVGSIAGQLARLAGARTIGLTSTDPKCRWLESELGYHVAINYRAPDFREQLERAAPERIDAIFDNVGGAVLDESLRLIGMRGCVLLCGSTSQYPAETMQGPSNYIWLGTMRARMQGFVVFDYAARYGEGRRRLAAFAKAGSLKMPEHIVRGDVSDFPAALRSLYRGENKGKMVLRLPAAG
- a CDS encoding cupin domain-containing protein; the encoded protein is MMTGLEGKVSTDALPWIDLGTGLEGNRIKVLRVSEETGAYSLLIHARAGTVNQAHVHSGPADFYILSGRLEYRLGEAKAGDWMYEPAGAVHDATTATEDTLYLANVYGAILFYKPDGSLDYVQDWRTIKSLAESARKT
- a CDS encoding pyridoxamine 5'-phosphate oxidase family protein, which produces MSDKDHEQVSIYPFSPAKREELLSKARECVFNWSTKDGWPVGVVHAFVWKNGRAWITCGRHRHRIAALRRDPRCSVVVSGIAAEGGPNGAITIKGRAIIHDDEATKRWFYPALARGPYGRAGGALTPEAEAQASAFEKRLDSPLRVIVEIVPEKFIELDSDKMAKDTAGQLTDEERGPLLEADAKRMPEELRKLGID